The following coding sequences are from one Kushneria phosphatilytica window:
- the betA gene encoding choline dehydrogenase, giving the protein MAQIREYDYVIIGAGSAGNVLAARLTEDEGVTVLLLEAGGPDYRFDFRTQMPAALAYPLQGKRYNWAFETDPEPHMNNRRMECGRGKGLGGSSLINGMAYIRGNALDLEGWAEQPGLADWRYGNCLPYYRKAESRDIGGNEYHGDHGPVSVATPKPGNNPLYRAFIEAGVQAGYGATDDLNGYKQEGFGPMDRTTTPNGRRASTARGYLDMARERDTLTIETHAMTDRILFEGKRAIGVAYSRKGEPREVRARREVLLCAGAIASPAILQRSGVGDPEWLKEAGVEVIHELPAVGRNLQDHLEMYIQYECKQPITLYSALKWYNQPQIGAEWLFQGKGIGASNQFEAGGFIRTEEGEAWPNLQYHFLPCAISYNGKSAVQAHGFQAHVGSMRSKSRGRIRIRSRDPNEAPSILFNYMSEARDWQEFRDAIRITRRIMEQPAMDPYRKREISPGPEIQSDEQLDEFVRDEAETAYHPCGSCRMGEGPETVVDGQGRVHGMEGLRVIDASLMPIIVTGNLNATTIMMAEKLADRVRGREPLPPSKAPFHTAHGKQQNARSADPSDTHE; this is encoded by the coding sequence ATGGCTCAGATCCGTGAATACGATTATGTGATCATTGGTGCCGGTTCTGCCGGTAACGTGCTGGCCGCCCGCCTCACCGAAGATGAAGGTGTCACCGTACTGCTACTGGAAGCTGGCGGGCCCGACTATCGCTTTGATTTTCGAACCCAGATGCCTGCCGCACTTGCTTATCCGCTCCAGGGCAAACGTTACAACTGGGCGTTCGAAACCGATCCCGAGCCACACATGAACAATCGCCGCATGGAGTGCGGTCGCGGCAAGGGACTGGGAGGTTCATCGCTGATCAATGGCATGGCCTACATTCGCGGCAATGCACTGGACCTGGAGGGGTGGGCCGAGCAGCCGGGGCTGGCAGACTGGCGCTACGGTAACTGTCTGCCCTACTACCGCAAGGCTGAAAGCCGCGACATCGGTGGCAACGAGTATCATGGGGATCATGGTCCGGTCAGTGTGGCAACGCCCAAACCGGGCAACAACCCTCTCTATCGAGCCTTTATCGAGGCCGGGGTGCAGGCCGGTTACGGTGCCACCGACGATCTCAATGGCTACAAGCAGGAAGGCTTCGGGCCAATGGATCGCACCACCACCCCCAACGGCCGGCGCGCCTCCACGGCCCGCGGCTATCTGGACATGGCACGCGAACGTGACACCCTGACCATTGAAACGCATGCCATGACCGATCGCATCCTGTTCGAGGGCAAGCGTGCCATTGGTGTGGCCTACTCGCGCAAGGGAGAACCCCGGGAAGTACGAGCACGCCGCGAGGTGCTGCTATGCGCGGGTGCCATTGCGTCGCCGGCGATTCTGCAACGCTCTGGCGTAGGCGATCCCGAATGGCTGAAGGAAGCCGGTGTCGAGGTCATTCATGAACTGCCTGCAGTCGGTCGCAATCTGCAGGATCACCTGGAAATGTATATTCAGTATGAGTGCAAGCAGCCTATTACGCTCTACTCGGCACTGAAATGGTACAACCAGCCGCAGATCGGCGCCGAATGGCTCTTTCAGGGCAAGGGCATCGGTGCCAGTAATCAGTTCGAAGCAGGGGGGTTCATTCGTACCGAAGAGGGCGAGGCCTGGCCGAATCTGCAATATCATTTCCTGCCCTGCGCGATCAGCTACAACGGCAAGAGCGCCGTGCAGGCACATGGTTTCCAGGCCCATGTCGGCTCGATGCGCTCCAAGAGTCGCGGTCGTATCCGCATCCGCTCGCGTGATCCCAACGAGGCGCCCAGCATCCTGTTCAATTACATGAGCGAGGCGCGTGACTGGCAGGAGTTTCGCGATGCCATCCGCATAACCCGGCGGATCATGGAGCAACCGGCCATGGACCCGTATCGCAAGCGTGAAATTTCGCCGGGGCCGGAAATACAGAGCGACGAACAACTGGATGAGTTTGTACGTGATGAAGCGGAAACCGCCTATCATCCCTGTGGCAGCTGCCGGATGGGGGAAGGGCCGGAGACGGTGGTCGATGGTCAGGGCCGGGTACATGGTATGGAAGGATTGCGGGTCATCGATGCATCGCTGATGCCCATCATTGTCACCGGCAATCTCAACGCGACGACCATCATGATGGCAGAAAAGCTGGCAGATCGAGTACGCGGCCGTGAACCACTGCCGCCATCGAAGGCTCCCTTCCATACCGCTCACGGCAAACAGCAGAATGCCCGTTCAGCAGATCCGTCTGATACACACGAATAA
- a CDS encoding carboxy terminal-processing peptidase, producing the protein MSPFAMVRQAVVFALCVVMALPTLAAEQDRIVPTDIGEQTAQEVAQSLRYGHYEDVSLDQQWSEKAWQRMLDMIDPQHAYLLEDDIEQYSDLGRHYSDSLEKGDLDRLYAFYNLYQQRIENRLQWLLDQLGKTQHFDFDGQGRLATDDEDREWASSPSQLDELWHKRLKNAALQLALSGASEDESASEPDEERQPDIPGKPSRNETAAPQGHDQSDQDNNHDLRMMDDSAIIKQLKKRYSNQLERVRQTNSEDVLSVILNAAGSSIDPHTEYFSPSRSKSFDIQMKLSLEGIGALLQQDGEYVKISSLVPGGPAEKSGLLKPADRIVAVGQGESGDLTSVVGMRLDEVVDLIRGPKGSTVRLEIIPAKAVDTTQTRVVRITRDTVKLEDQAASSQVIDIKRGNQQHRIGVIKVPMFYVDFQAEQEGRKNYRSTTRDVHRLIDKLKQQNVEGIVLDLRGNGGGALQEANSMIGLFIDRGPTVQVRDAQGRISLLGDTDRGVAYNGPLAVLVDRLSASASEIFAGAIQDYGRGLILGNQTFGKGTVQTLDDLDHGELKLTRAKFYRITGASTQLRGVKPDISYPSLVDPDEIGESALPNALPWDTVRPVSYREYGNPQRYLPQLRQSHERRASEDPNFHYLKREAELAHKLREQNNSVSLNIHQRKREMEAQEAEQLSLENQRRKALGEKPIESWADARGADEDQTPIDQAQLRESANIMLDYAHRLEQQSGS; encoded by the coding sequence ATGAGCCCGTTTGCTATGGTGCGACAGGCGGTGGTTTTTGCGCTGTGTGTCGTGATGGCCCTGCCCACCCTGGCCGCCGAGCAGGACAGGATTGTCCCTACCGATATTGGTGAACAGACCGCCCAGGAAGTCGCACAATCGCTGCGCTATGGTCACTATGAAGATGTCAGCCTGGATCAGCAGTGGTCCGAAAAAGCCTGGCAGCGCATGCTGGATATGATCGACCCTCAGCATGCCTACCTGCTGGAGGATGATATCGAGCAGTATTCGGATCTCGGCCGGCATTACAGTGACTCCCTTGAAAAAGGGGATCTTGATCGGCTCTATGCCTTTTACAATCTTTATCAGCAGCGCATCGAAAATCGTCTTCAATGGCTACTCGATCAGCTTGGAAAGACGCAGCATTTCGATTTCGATGGTCAGGGTCGCCTGGCCACTGATGACGAGGATCGCGAGTGGGCCTCTTCCCCTTCCCAGCTCGATGAGCTCTGGCACAAGCGACTGAAAAACGCAGCGTTACAGCTGGCCCTGTCAGGCGCCTCCGAAGATGAGTCTGCTTCCGAACCAGATGAAGAACGTCAGCCCGACATCCCTGGCAAGCCCTCTCGAAATGAGACTGCGGCCCCCCAGGGCCATGATCAGAGCGATCAGGACAATAATCACGATCTTCGCATGATGGATGACAGCGCCATCATCAAGCAGCTCAAAAAACGTTATTCCAATCAGCTTGAACGAGTACGCCAGACCAACAGCGAGGATGTGCTCAGCGTCATTCTCAATGCTGCGGGCAGTTCCATCGACCCGCATACCGAATACTTTTCCCCAAGCCGCAGCAAATCCTTTGATATCCAGATGAAGCTGTCACTGGAAGGGATCGGTGCCCTGCTTCAGCAGGATGGTGAATACGTCAAGATTTCCAGTCTGGTGCCCGGAGGTCCGGCCGAGAAGAGCGGTCTGCTCAAGCCGGCCGATCGCATTGTCGCTGTCGGTCAGGGAGAGAGTGGAGACCTGACCAGCGTCGTGGGTATGCGCCTGGATGAAGTCGTGGACCTGATCCGCGGGCCCAAGGGCTCCACCGTGCGATTGGAAATCATTCCGGCCAAGGCGGTGGATACGACCCAGACCCGAGTGGTCAGGATTACAAGGGATACCGTCAAGCTGGAAGATCAGGCTGCCAGCAGTCAGGTTATTGACATCAAACGTGGCAATCAGCAACACCGCATTGGTGTTATCAAGGTTCCCATGTTCTATGTTGACTTTCAGGCCGAGCAGGAAGGCAGAAAGAACTACCGCAGTACCACACGCGATGTTCACCGGTTGATCGACAAGCTCAAACAGCAGAATGTCGAGGGGATCGTGCTGGACCTGCGCGGTAATGGCGGTGGTGCGCTTCAGGAAGCGAATTCGATGATCGGACTGTTCATCGACCGAGGTCCCACGGTGCAGGTACGTGATGCTCAGGGTCGTATCAGTCTGCTGGGAGACACCGACCGGGGCGTTGCCTATAACGGGCCATTGGCAGTACTGGTCGATCGGTTATCAGCTTCGGCATCGGAAATCTTTGCCGGCGCCATTCAGGATTACGGTCGTGGATTGATCCTGGGTAATCAGACCTTTGGCAAGGGTACAGTACAAACACTGGATGACCTGGATCATGGCGAGCTCAAACTGACGCGTGCCAAGTTCTATCGTATTACCGGCGCCAGTACCCAACTGCGCGGCGTCAAGCCGGATATCAGCTATCCCAGTCTGGTCGATCCTGATGAAATAGGTGAAAGTGCGCTCCCCAACGCGCTGCCATGGGATACGGTCCGTCCGGTCAGTTATCGGGAATATGGCAACCCTCAACGTTACCTGCCGCAGTTGCGTCAATCGCATGAACGGCGCGCCAGCGAAGATCCCAACTTTCATTACCTCAAGCGTGAGGCGGAGCTGGCACACAAGCTGCGTGAGCAGAACAACAGCGTCAGTCTCAACATCCACCAGCGCAAGCGGGAAATGGAAGCTCAGGAGGCCGAGCAACTGTCATTGGAAAACCAGCGACGCAAGGCCCTGGGCGAAAAACCGATCGAGAGCTGGGCTGACGCCCGAGGCGCCGATGAGGATCAAACGCCCATTGATCAGGCGCAGCTAAGGGAGAGCGCCAATATTATGCTCGACTATGCGCATCGTCTGGAACAACAGTCAGGTTCATGA
- the ychF gene encoding redox-regulated ATPase YchF translates to MGFNCGIVGLPNVGKSTLFNALTKSGIDAENFPFCTIEPNTGIVPMPDPRLDALAAIIKPEKVIPTTMEFVDIAGLVAGASKGEGLGNQFLANIRETDAIAHVVRCFEDDNVIHVDNRVDPKGDIETINIELALADLDTVERAIQRLTRVAKGGDKEAIATRSVLERMQPHLAEGQPLRSLKLDDNERQLIKGYGFLTLKPTMYIANVNEDGFDNNPHLDTVHTIAEEEGAVVVPVCNKLEAEIAELEDEERALFLDEMGMSEPGLDRVIRAGYGLLGLQTYFTAGPKEVRAWTIPIGATAPQAAGVIHTDFQKGFIRAEVVSYEDFVHYQGESGAKEAGRWRLEGKDYVVSDGDVVHFRFNV, encoded by the coding sequence ATGGGTTTCAACTGCGGAATCGTCGGTCTGCCCAACGTCGGCAAGTCCACGCTGTTCAATGCCCTGACCAAATCGGGCATCGATGCCGAAAACTTCCCCTTCTGCACCATCGAGCCCAATACCGGTATCGTCCCCATGCCGGATCCGCGTCTCGATGCACTGGCCGCCATTATCAAGCCGGAGAAAGTCATTCCTACCACGATGGAGTTCGTCGATATTGCCGGGCTCGTGGCTGGTGCTTCGAAAGGTGAGGGGCTGGGAAATCAGTTTCTGGCCAATATCCGCGAGACTGATGCCATCGCTCATGTGGTGCGTTGTTTCGAAGATGATAACGTCATCCACGTCGACAATCGGGTCGATCCCAAAGGCGACATTGAAACCATCAATATCGAGCTGGCACTGGCCGATCTCGATACTGTCGAGCGCGCCATTCAGCGGCTCACCCGGGTCGCCAAGGGCGGTGACAAGGAAGCCATCGCGACCAGAAGCGTACTCGAACGCATGCAGCCCCATCTGGCCGAGGGTCAACCACTACGCAGCCTGAAACTCGATGACAACGAGCGTCAGCTGATCAAGGGCTACGGGTTTCTGACTCTGAAGCCGACCATGTATATCGCCAACGTCAACGAGGATGGTTTCGACAATAATCCTCACCTTGATACCGTACATACCATCGCCGAAGAGGAAGGTGCAGTGGTAGTGCCGGTCTGCAACAAGCTCGAAGCCGAAATCGCCGAGCTGGAGGATGAGGAGCGCGCCCTTTTCCTCGACGAGATGGGCATGAGCGAACCGGGTCTTGATCGCGTGATTCGCGCCGGCTACGGTCTGCTCGGGCTGCAGACCTACTTTACTGCAGGACCAAAGGAAGTGCGCGCCTGGACGATCCCCATCGGCGCCACCGCGCCACAGGCGGCCGGTGTTATTCATACGGACTTCCAGAAAGGCTTCATTCGTGCCGAAGTTGTCTCTTACGAAGACTTCGTTCACTACCAGGGCGAGAGTGGCGCCAAGGAAGCCGGTCGGTGGCGACTGGAAGGCAAGGACTATGTGGTCAGCGATGGTGACGTCGTGCACTTTCGCTTTAACGTCTGA
- the betI gene encoding transcriptional regulator BetI — MPKLGMEPIRRQQLIEATMAAIDEVGLADTTVAVIARRAGVSTGIISHYFGGKDGLLEATMRRILGDLGESVRQRRVILEQNTARGHLRAIVEGNFDRSQVSQSVMKTWLAFWATSMHKPTLQRLQYVNDRRLHSNLSYQFRRHMDRDSARRAASGLAALIDGLWLRGALAPEGINITRAVALAHEYVDEQLAGTTAAAQ, encoded by the coding sequence GTGCCAAAGCTCGGAATGGAGCCGATACGCAGGCAGCAGCTGATCGAGGCCACCATGGCGGCCATTGATGAGGTCGGTCTGGCGGATACCACGGTGGCGGTCATTGCTCGCAGGGCGGGTGTTTCCACCGGAATCATCAGTCATTACTTCGGTGGCAAGGACGGCCTGCTGGAAGCCACCATGCGTCGTATCCTAGGAGATCTGGGCGAGTCCGTCCGTCAGCGTCGCGTCATTCTCGAGCAGAATACGGCACGAGGCCATTTGCGAGCCATTGTCGAAGGAAACTTCGATCGCAGTCAGGTCAGCCAGTCAGTCATGAAAACCTGGCTGGCCTTCTGGGCAACCAGCATGCACAAGCCGACGCTGCAACGGCTGCAATATGTCAACGACCGACGACTTCACTCCAATCTCAGTTACCAGTTTCGACGCCACATGGATCGTGACAGCGCACGACGCGCTGCCAGTGGGCTCGCAGCACTGATAGACGGATTGTGGCTGCGTGGCGCGCTGGCACCCGAAGGCATCAATATCACGCGTGCCGTGGCCCTGGCCCACGAGTACGTGGACGAACAACTGGCCGGCACCACTGCTGCGGCCCAATGA
- a CDS encoding M18 family aminopeptidase, whose amino-acid sequence MFQSSSIERLLHFLERSPTAWHATAGMIERFEAAGFEHLEETERWSLRPGGRYYCTRNGSALVAFQLPESEPLSLRIMGAHTDSPMLRIKREGLLKGPDWLRLGVEVYGGALLAPWFDRDLGIAGRVHVRTREGRLAPRLLDIDRAMAVIPSLAIHLDREANQGRAINAQTQMSPVLYQSDSDENVSSLEQLIEQWLREQHAGDDFESVVDFELGFYDVQPPARVGMNGEMLSGARLDNLLSCFCSMEALIDSDHRQGALLIANDHEEIGSGSSSGAQGTFLGDVLGRLAEYEAGSEGRLEECRVRMIQRSRLISCDNAHARHPAWPDKHDAQHAPQLNGGPVIKVNSSQRYATNSATGALFRDICREAGVPVQTFVSRADMPCGSTIGPLTATTTGLPTLDIGLAQWAMHSIRETSGAMDPDYLIRALTAFCNRSYLD is encoded by the coding sequence ATGTTTCAGTCTTCAAGCATTGAGCGATTGTTGCATTTTCTTGAGCGATCGCCGACGGCCTGGCATGCCACGGCCGGCATGATTGAGCGGTTCGAGGCCGCTGGTTTCGAACATCTTGAGGAAACAGAGCGCTGGTCGTTGCGACCCGGTGGACGTTATTACTGCACACGCAATGGTTCAGCGCTGGTCGCTTTTCAACTTCCCGAATCCGAGCCGCTATCATTGCGTATCATGGGTGCGCATACCGATAGTCCCATGCTGCGTATCAAGCGCGAAGGGCTGTTAAAGGGGCCGGACTGGTTGCGACTGGGTGTCGAGGTGTATGGAGGCGCTCTGTTGGCGCCCTGGTTTGATCGCGATCTGGGTATTGCCGGCCGGGTCCATGTCCGCACCCGGGAGGGCAGACTGGCGCCAAGGCTTCTTGATATTGATCGTGCCATGGCGGTTATCCCCAGCCTGGCTATTCATCTTGATCGTGAGGCCAATCAGGGGCGCGCCATCAACGCCCAGACTCAGATGTCGCCGGTGCTGTATCAGAGTGATAGCGATGAGAACGTCTCTTCACTGGAGCAATTGATCGAACAATGGTTGCGTGAGCAGCACGCCGGGGATGATTTCGAAAGCGTGGTCGATTTCGAGCTGGGTTTTTACGATGTCCAACCGCCAGCCCGGGTCGGAATGAATGGTGAAATGCTCAGCGGTGCACGGCTGGATAATCTGCTCTCCTGCTTTTGTAGCATGGAAGCATTGATCGATAGCGATCATCGCCAGGGTGCGTTGCTGATCGCCAACGATCACGAAGAGATTGGTAGCGGCAGCTCCAGCGGGGCGCAGGGTACCTTCCTCGGTGATGTGCTGGGTCGTCTGGCCGAGTACGAGGCCGGGTCGGAAGGCCGGCTTGAGGAGTGTCGCGTCAGAATGATTCAGCGCTCGCGACTGATTTCCTGTGATAACGCCCATGCGCGTCACCCTGCCTGGCCGGACAAGCATGATGCTCAGCATGCACCGCAACTCAACGGTGGGCCTGTCATCAAGGTCAACAGCAGCCAGCGCTATGCCACCAACAGTGCTACTGGTGCATTATTTCGTGATATCTGTCGTGAGGCAGGTGTGCCGGTACAGACCTTTGTCAGCCGTGCCGATATGCCGTGTGGTAGTACCATTGGGCCATTGACGGCCACCACTACCGGGTTACCGACGCTGGATATCGGTCTGGCGCAGTGGGCCATGCACTCGATCCGTGAGACCAGTGGTGCAATGGATCCGGACTATCTGATTCGCGCGCTGACGGCTTTCTGCAATCGCTCGTATCTTGATTGA
- a CDS encoding choline ABC transporter substrate-binding protein, with translation MALISVTGMSANVMADVPESCQTVRFAEVGWTDITATTALARTVFAGLGYDTRSDTVSVPVAYSGLKTGDLDVFLGNWMPSMASISDPYIDKGQVDRLTANLKGAKYTLAVPQYVIDAGITSVADLDKHRDRFDGKIYGIEAGNDGNQIIQEMIDQNFDGLGDWNLVASSEAGMLSQVKTATRNKEWIVFLGWAPHPMNTRFDMGYLSGADDYFGPNYGGATVYTNTRGGYVNECSNAGKLLKQMTFTLPMENELMGDIMDEGRKPMAAARAWLNAHPDTLEGWLKGVTTVEGQPGLQAVRASLQ, from the coding sequence ATGGCGCTGATCAGTGTTACGGGCATGTCGGCCAATGTAATGGCGGATGTTCCGGAATCCTGTCAGACGGTTCGCTTTGCAGAGGTGGGCTGGACTGATATCACCGCCACGACAGCACTGGCTCGCACTGTTTTCGCAGGACTTGGATACGATACACGCTCGGATACGGTTTCGGTACCGGTAGCTTACTCGGGGCTCAAGACCGGCGATCTGGACGTGTTTCTGGGCAACTGGATGCCTTCGATGGCCTCTATCAGCGATCCCTATATCGACAAGGGGCAGGTGGATCGCCTGACGGCCAATCTGAAAGGTGCCAAATATACGTTGGCTGTTCCTCAATATGTTATTGATGCAGGCATTACCTCGGTAGCGGACCTGGATAAGCATCGTGACCGCTTTGATGGGAAGATTTATGGCATCGAAGCTGGCAATGATGGCAATCAGATCATCCAGGAGATGATCGATCAGAATTTTGACGGGCTGGGGGACTGGAATCTGGTGGCTTCCAGCGAGGCCGGCATGCTCTCCCAGGTCAAAACGGCCACCCGCAACAAGGAATGGATAGTATTCCTTGGCTGGGCACCGCATCCCATGAACACACGTTTCGATATGGGGTACCTCAGTGGTGCCGATGATTATTTCGGGCCGAACTATGGTGGCGCGACGGTTTACACCAATACCCGTGGCGGTTATGTCAACGAGTGCAGCAATGCGGGAAAACTGCTTAAGCAGATGACCTTTACGTTGCCGATGGAAAACGAGTTGATGGGCGATATCATGGATGAGGGACGTAAGCCGATGGCGGCGGCGCGTGCATGGCTGAACGCTCATCCCGACACGCTCGAAGGCTGGTTGAAAGGGGTGACCACTGTTGAGGGGCAGCCCGGGCTGCAAGCGGTGCGCGCTTCATTGCAGTAA
- the betB gene encoding betaine-aldehyde dehydrogenase, protein MAEFDTQQLFIGGTRVDATSGQTFESINPWDGSVLADIQQASQADVDRAVAAAREGQKVWAAMTAMERSRILNRAVALLRERNDEIARVETLDTGKPLSETTAVDIVTGADVLEYYAGLAMSVEGEQIPLRTDSFVYTRREPLGVCGAIGAWNYPIQIACWKSAPALATGNAVVFKPSEVTPLTTMMLAEIFSEAGLPDGVFNVVHGDGSVGAMLTGHPGIDKISFTGEAGTGKKVMSAAASSSLKDVTMELGGKSPLIVFADADLDRAADGAMMANFYSSGQVCTNGTRVFVERSVKAEFEAKLLERVERVRAGDPMDMATNFGPLVSFEHLEKVTEYLEIGKQENARLLIGGSRMTEGDFGKGAFVAPTIFTDCSDDMRIVREEIFGPVMSVLSFDDEAEVIRRANNTEYGLAAGVFTEGLNRAHRVVHQLEAGICWVNTWGDSPAEMPVGGYKHSGVGRENGMLTLDHYTQVKSVQIEMGPFESAF, encoded by the coding sequence ATGGCCGAATTCGATACTCAGCAACTGTTCATCGGCGGCACTCGCGTGGATGCCACATCCGGGCAAACCTTTGAGTCCATCAACCCCTGGGATGGCAGTGTCCTGGCCGATATCCAGCAGGCCAGTCAGGCCGATGTCGATCGCGCCGTGGCAGCTGCACGTGAAGGACAGAAGGTCTGGGCAGCCATGACTGCCATGGAACGTTCCCGTATTCTGAACCGTGCCGTGGCTCTGCTGCGCGAGCGCAATGACGAGATTGCCCGGGTAGAAACCCTGGATACCGGCAAGCCGCTGAGTGAAACGACTGCGGTAGACATCGTGACCGGCGCCGATGTGCTGGAATATTACGCCGGTCTTGCAATGTCGGTCGAAGGTGAGCAAATCCCTCTGCGCACGGACTCCTTTGTCTATACCCGACGCGAACCACTGGGGGTGTGTGGTGCCATCGGCGCATGGAATTATCCGATTCAGATTGCCTGCTGGAAATCGGCCCCGGCTTTGGCCACCGGCAATGCGGTCGTTTTCAAGCCCAGTGAAGTGACTCCGCTGACCACCATGATGCTGGCTGAAATCTTCTCTGAAGCCGGTCTGCCTGATGGTGTGTTCAACGTCGTTCATGGCGATGGCAGCGTTGGTGCGATGCTGACCGGCCATCCGGGTATCGACAAGATCTCCTTTACCGGTGAAGCCGGAACCGGCAAGAAGGTCATGAGCGCCGCGGCATCTTCGTCGCTCAAGGATGTCACCATGGAGCTGGGGGGCAAGTCACCGCTGATCGTATTCGCCGACGCCGACCTCGACCGAGCCGCCGATGGCGCGATGATGGCCAATTTCTACTCATCCGGTCAGGTCTGCACCAATGGTACCCGGGTCTTCGTTGAACGCTCGGTAAAGGCCGAATTCGAAGCCAAACTGCTTGAGCGGGTGGAACGCGTACGCGCTGGTGACCCCATGGACATGGCGACCAACTTCGGTCCACTGGTCAGCTTCGAACATCTTGAAAAGGTCACCGAGTACCTGGAAATCGGCAAACAGGAAAATGCTCGCCTGCTGATCGGGGGTTCGCGCATGACCGAAGGCGACTTCGGCAAGGGCGCGTTCGTGGCTCCGACCATCTTCACCGATTGCAGTGACGACATGCGTATCGTCCGCGAAGAGATTTTCGGACCGGTCATGTCGGTGCTCTCCTTCGACGATGAGGCAGAAGTCATTCGCCGCGCCAATAATACAGAATATGGCCTGGCCGCCGGAGTTTTCACCGAAGGGCTCAACCGCGCTCACCGGGTAGTTCACCAGCTCGAAGCCGGCATCTGCTGGGTCAACACCTGGGGGGACTCCCCGGCCGAAATGCCGGTAGGCGGTTACAAGCACTCCGGAGTCGGCCGCGAAAACGGCATGTTGACACTGGATCATTATACCCAGGTCAAGTCGGTCCAGATCGAGATGGGGCCTTTCGAGTCCGCTTTTTAA